The genomic DNA GTAAGCCACCGCGTCGGTTGAATCGAACCAACACGCGCAGCAGACTTCGCAGCCTCGCCGAAGCTAACAGAACCACGCGATCGATTCCAGATCGAAGTCCCCCCTGAACACCGCCATCGCTGCATCAAAACAGGCCCCGCTGGCCCGGCCTCAATACAAAACAGTCAGCTTTCGTAGCCATCATGCCCTTGACCGGCCGATAAACTAACGATAGAGGTTGAACTGCTCAGATGTTTTTACAACATTGAGATACCGCCCTGCCACCGATATCTGAGCACCACGAAGGTTTGTTGCAACCGCAACTTGCTCACGGAGGAAAATCATGAGTGGCATGGCTCTACTTTTGCTGTTCGGCGTTGTCGCCGCAGCGATTCCCGACACCCAGTCGGCGGATGAACAGGTCGATCTGATCGAACTGAATCATTTCTTTGATGAACAAGGTCGGCATGTGTTCGACCAAGTCATCTTCTATCAGTGGTCGCGGACTCACAATCGCTTCCACGTTAAAGCATGGCGGTTGGTCAAAGACCCCGAACAGCTACCGCAAAAGTCGTGGAAGCCTGTCGGATACCGCTGTGTCTGGCACGACGATGGCATCCTACGAAGCGTGCGGTCTCCGGCCTATCGAGAAACGTGGTCGCAAGTGGACCCCGAGCGCAGCAACCGTCAACTGCTTCCGCAAGAACAACGCATCGGTTTACTGAAGCCGGTCCTGCGGGAACCCAGCAAACGGCCTACGGCTTCCGAAGTGGCGGTTTCCGAAGAACGACCGCAACTGCCCTAGCGCATTGGCGATCGCGGCCGATAAACGAACGGGTTCACAGACACCCTCCTATGAACGATCGCGTGGAAACCGCTCCCCGCGACGACCGCTCGGGGTTCGCAGACGTTCCTGAACGGGATCGCTGACGATACCTCGAAACGCGTGCTTCACGGCGACGCGACCGATCGCTTCGTGGGAACGCTGGCTGAACACCCACGGCAAGCGGCGCCGTCTTCGGGTGGTCACAGGTTGGTGCCGTGGTGTTGGTTCGGGTACGATTTCGGGATCTATCTCTCGACCAACCTTCCCGCAGCGGAAAGCCACATGCAGCCACCATCGATCCATCAATTGATTCGCACGCGACGCACGATCAAGCCCGCCCAAATGGACGCGCGGCCCATCGATCGCGATCAAATTCAGACCCTTTTGGAAGACGCCAATTGGGCGCCGACGCATGGGCTGACCGAACCTTGGCGGTTCACGGTCTTTCTTGGCGACGCACGGAAACGGCTGGCGCAGATGCTGGCGCAAACCTACCGCGAAATCACTCCGCCGGGCGAATTCAAGCAGAACAAATTCGACAGTTTTGCCGTCAACCCCACCCTTGCGCCACTGGTCATTGCGATCGGCATGAAACGCCAGCCCAGCAAAAAGATCTCGGAGATCGACGAAATCGCCGCCGTCGCTTGCGCCGTACAGAACATCCATCTTTCGGCGACCGCGCTTGGCCTGGGTGGCTTTTGGTCGTCCAACCCGGCTGCCTGCAGCGACGCGATGCGAAACTTCGTCGGACTAGGAGAAGAGGACCGCGTGCTAGGACTGTTTTATGTGGGCTACCCGGCCACGGACTGGCCCGCGGGGACGCGCCAGCCGATCGCCGACAAAGTGCGGTGGGAAACAGAGTAGTCGATGCGAAGACAATCCTTCCGAATGCCCCCAGCGATGATTCGTCGACGGGCAAGCATCAGTTGCCAATAATCACGACGTTGCCGGTTTTCCCGCCTTCGGAACGTTTGATCATCCCGCGTCCCTTATCCTCGGGCGAGAAGACGAACACGATCGACATGACCACGCTGAAAACGACGGCGAACGCCGCCATCCCAATCCCGGCGTAGATGATCGTTTTGTTTTGCGAAGCATCGGTTGCAGCCGACTTGGGTTTCGGCACGGTCACCGCGGAAGCAAAGGTGTGTGCGGAGGCAGCCGGTAGCGATTGGAAGTTCGCCGCGGTGGCGGGCATCACGGTGGGCAGGTCAATCCCCGTCAACAAATCATCCAGGCTCGCATCGCTGCCATCATCGGAGGTGTTCGAGAGTGAAAAATCATCAAACGGTGAATCGGAGACCGGATGGGCCCCTCCAGCACTCGACCCACTGTTCGAATCGGTGACGATCGACGACAGCGACTCCTGCGGTGAATGTTCGGGGATCGAGATCGGCACGCCCGAAGAAGTGAAATTCCATTGCACGCGATCGATCGCTTGCAACAAAAGCGTCGCGGTGGGGTAGCGGTCTTCGGGGCTCTTGGCCATCAAACGCATACAGATTTCCGCCAGCTCGGTAGGACAGTCCGACCGTAGCTTGCGAGGATCCGGCGGCGGCATCGTTTGGTGCCGCGCGATTCGCTCCTGCACCGTTCCTTGCGCGAATGGCGCGCGGCCGGTGAGCATGAAATAGAGGGTACACCCGAGACTGTACAGGTCGGATCGACCATCGGCCAAATGACTGGCTCGAATCTGTTCGGGGGCGACGTAATCAGCGGTCCCCAACACGCCTGGTGTCTCGCCCGACAACGAGGGATCTTCGTCGTACCGTAACCGCGCCAAACCGAGATCGGAAATCTTCAGCACGCCATCGCGATGGATCAGAATATTCAGCGGCTTGATATCGCGGTGGATGATGCCACGTTCGTGAGCGTGCTGTAAACCCGACGCGCTGCAGCGCAGGTATTCCAGCACGCGATGCAACCGCAATGGCCCCTGCTGCTGAACCAAACGTTGCA from Rosistilla carotiformis includes the following:
- a CDS encoding nitroreductase family protein, with the translated sequence MLHGDATDRFVGTLAEHPRQAAPSSGGHRLVPWCWFGYDFGIYLSTNLPAAESHMQPPSIHQLIRTRRTIKPAQMDARPIDRDQIQTLLEDANWAPTHGLTEPWRFTVFLGDARKRLAQMLAQTYREITPPGEFKQNKFDSFAVNPTLAPLVIAIGMKRQPSKKISEIDEIAAVACAVQNIHLSATALGLGGFWSSNPAACSDAMRNFVGLGEEDRVLGLFYVGYPATDWPAGTRQPIADKVRWETE
- a CDS encoding serine/threonine-protein kinase; protein product: MTTTTTTRDFVRRLRRSELMELDSLRKSLAAIQTKHGGQLPEDVKVLAEDLIGGGAITQWQAKNLLSGRWKGFFLGKYKLLRQLGVGGMSAVFLAEHAVMRRRVAIKVLPRRRLSNPLNLSRFQQEARTCAMLNHPNVVQVIDFDRVDDQHFMVMEFVDGMDLQRLVQQQGPLRLHRVLEYLRCSASGLQHAHERGIIHRDIKPLNILIHRDGVLKISDLGLARLRYDEDPSLSGETPGVLGTADYVAPEQIRASHLADGRSDLYSLGCTLYFMLTGRAPFAQGTVQERIARHQTMPPPDPRKLRSDCPTELAEICMRLMAKSPEDRYPTATLLLQAIDRVQWNFTSSGVPISIPEHSPQESLSSIVTDSNSGSSAGGAHPVSDSPFDDFSLSNTSDDGSDASLDDLLTGIDLPTVMPATAANFQSLPAASAHTFASAVTVPKPKSAATDASQNKTIIYAGIGMAAFAVVFSVVMSIVFVFSPEDKGRGMIKRSEGGKTGNVVIIGN